From Erigeron canadensis isolate Cc75 chromosome 8, C_canadensis_v1, whole genome shotgun sequence, one genomic window encodes:
- the LOC122610067 gene encoding glutamate--cysteine ligase, chloroplastic — MALMSQTSPSQSIRNELLQCKSGLFTGANNANAFRHRTSMVAFPSKNVQSIHVDAIAVKSKRGTQVIVAASPPTEDAVVSTEPLTREDLISYLASGCKPKENWRIGTEHEKFGFDLKTLRPMTYEQIAHLLNAISERFDWEKVMEGDNIIGLKQGKQSISLEPGGQFELSGAPLETLHQTCAEVNSHLYQVKAVAEEMGIGFIGIGFQPKWERKEIPIMPKGRYEIMRNYMPKVGSLGLDMMFRTCTVQVNLDFSSEADMIRKFRAGLALQPIATALFANSPFTEGKPNGYLSMRSQIWTDTDNNRSGMLPFVFDDSFGFEQYVEYALDVPMYFVYRNKNYVDCSGLSFRDFLAGKLSPIPGEYPTLNDWENHLTTIFPEVRLKRYLEMRGADGGPWRRLCALPAFWVGILYDDIALQNVLDMTADWTQAEREMLRNKVPVSGLKTPFRDGLLKHVAEEILTFAKDGLERRGYKETGFLNEVAEVVRTGLTPAEKLLDLYHGKWGQNVDPVFEELLY; from the exons ATGGCATTAATGTCCCAGACAAGTCCGTCACAAAGCATTCGTAACGAGCTTTTACAGTGTAAATCTGGACTATTTACTGGAGCAAATAACGCCAATGCGTTTAGACATAGGACATCAATGGTTGCCTTCCCGTCTAAGAATGTCCAAAGTATACATGTAGATGCCATTGCTGTAAAATCCAAAAGGGGCACTCAAGTCATTGTTGCCGCAAGTCCTCCCACAGAGGACGCGGTGGTTTCTACAGAACCACTTACGAGGGAAGACCTTATTAGTTACCTTGCGTCGGGGTGCAAGCCTAAGGAAAACTGGAG GATAGGGACTGAACAtgaaaagtttggttttgatcTTAAAACATTGCGTCCTATGACGTATGAGCAAATTGCCCATCTTCTCAATGCCATTTCTGAGAGGTTCGACTGGGAGAAAGTCATGGAAGGTGACAACATAATTGGTCTCAAACAG GGAAAACAAAGTATATCTCTGGAACCTGGGGGCCAGTTTGAGCTTAGCGGTGCTCCTCTTGAAACTCTTCATCAAACCTGTGCAGAAGTTAATTCACACCTTTACCAG GTTAAAGCTGTTGCTGAAGAGATGGGTATTGGGTTCATAGGAATTGGATTCCAGCCAAAGTGGGAACGTAAAGAGATACCAATAATGCCTAAG GGAAGATATGAGATTATGAGGAATTACATGCCTAAAGTTGGTTCTCTTGGACTTGACATGATGTTCCGGACTTGTACTGTTCAG GTTAATCTGGATTTCTCTTCTGAAGCTGACATGATAAGAAAGTTCCGTGCTGGTCTTGCTTTGCAACCT ATTGCTACCGCACTGTTCGCTAATTCACCATTTACAGAAGGAAAGCCAAATGGTTATCTCAGCATGAGGAG CCAAATTTGGACGGACACTGATAATAATCGTTCTGGGATGCTTCCGTTTGTCTTTGATGATTCTTTTGG ATTCGAGCAATATGTTGAATATGCTCTTGATGTCCCGATGTATTTTGTTTATCGGAACAAGAACTACGTTGACTGTTCTGGGTTGTCCTTCAGG GACTTCCTCGCAGGAAAACTTTCTCCAATTCCAGGAGAATATCCCACTCTGAATGATTGGGAGAATCACCTCACAACAATATTTCCTGAG GTGAGACTCAAAAGATACTTGGAAATGAGGGGTGCTGATGGAGGGCCATGGAGGAGGTTATGTGCATTGCCCGCATTTTGG GTAGGCATATTATATGATGATATAGCTCTGCAAAATGTTCTGGATATGACAGCCGATTGGACTCAAGCAGAAAGAGAAATGTTGAGAAACAAG GTGCCTGTAAGTGGTCTGAAAACTCCGTTTCGTGATGGATTGTTGAAACATGTTGCTGAAGAAATTCTGACATTCGCAAAG GACGGACTGGAGAGAAGAGGATATAAGGAAACTGGTTTCTTAAATGAAGTAGCAGAGGTTGTTAGAACAG GTTTAACACCAGCAGAGAAGCTCCTTGACTTGTATCATGGTAAATGGGGACAAAATGTGGATCCTGTATTTGAGGAGCTACTTTACTAA
- the LOC122579745 gene encoding UDP-N-acetylmuramoyl-L-alanyl-D-glutamate--2,6-diaminopimelate ligase MurE homolog, chloroplastic, whose protein sequence is MFLFHPFPTLSLSNPNHHNPPHRHRLPPPIFHRTTATTTFAINNNGSKYYPNPADMDPPEAPEDTMHGVSKFKQLDLRISRARKAQDAQYQQDQSIFLKAIENVEDAPDDDDDNTKKANDDSDDGDLYSEIDDSIALKRKEFVKKGLLKPNPKIKKIEPKEEEKDEVVDELQSQEEDDLEEIEELEGLKGTGEDSELESSDIEIDDDLVTGDSSYKSPFEAEFDAFRKGEARIVEPKCKMTLAELLDESKVVPVSVLGNLEIEITGIQHDSRLVEPGDLFVCCVGEKTDGHLFLTEADKRGAVAVVASKEIDIEETLGCKALVLVEDTSLVLATLAASFYRYPSKNVAVIGITGTNGKTSTAYLIKGMYEVMGLRTGMITNVAHYVHGENQLETKNTIPDAVSRQKLMAKMIHNGTEALVMEASSHELASGKCDEVDFDIAVFTNLSRDHLDVHGSEEEYRNAKLKLFSKMVDPTRHRKVVNIDDKHAPLFIAQGNKDVPVVTFAMDNKKADVHPLQFDLSLFETQVLVDTPQGILEISSGLLGRQNIYNILAAVAVGIAVGAPLEDIVRGIEEVDVVPGRCELIDEEQTYGVVVDYANTPDGLSRLLDNVRELNPKRIITVIGCPGETERGKRPVMTKIATDKSDITMLTSENPRNEDPLDILDDMLAGIGWTMQDYLKHQADDYHPPLPNGHRVFLHDIRRVAVRSAVAMGEEGDIVVVTGKGHETYDTVGDTTEFFDDREECREALQYVDELHQSGIDTSEFPWRLPESY, encoded by the exons ATGTTCCTCTTTCACCCTTTTCCCACCCTTTCTTTATCCAACCCCAACCACCACAATCCACCACACCGCCACCGTCTCCCACCACCCATCTTCCACcgcaccaccgccaccaccactttTGCCATCAACAACAATGGCAGCAAATACTATCCAAACCCAGCTGACATGGACCCACCCGAAGCACCTGAAGATACTATGCATGGTGTCTCTAAATTCAAACAACTTGATTTGAGAATTTCACGTGCCAGAAAAGCTCAAGATGCTCAGTATCAACAAGACCAATCTATTTTCTTGAAAGCTATTGAAAATGTCGAAGATGCccctgatgatgatgatgataatactAAGAAGGCTaatgatgattctgatgatggtGATTTGTATTCTGAAATTGATGATTCTATTGctttgaaaagaaaagagttcGTTAAAAAAGGGCTGTTAAAGCCTAATCCCAAGATTAAGAAAATTGAG CCAAAGGAGGAGGAAAAAGATGAAGTAGTAGATGAATTACAGTCacaagaagaagatgatttggAGGAAATTGAGGAACTCGAAGGACTAAAAGGAACCGGTGAGGATTCAGAGTTGGAAAGTTCAGACATTGAGATAGATGACGATCTGGTTACCGGTGATTCATCATATAAGTCTCCATTTGAAGCTGAATTTGATGCTTTTCGTAAAGGAGAAGCTAGAATTGTCGAACCTAAATGTAAAATGACATTAGCCGAGCTTTTAGACGAGAGTAAAGTCGTGCCTGTTTCAGTTTTGGGTAATTTAGAGATCGAGATCACAGGGATTCAACACGATTCAAGATTAGTCGAACCAGGTGACTTGTTCGTTTGTTGTGTCGGGGAAAAAACCGATGGACATTTATTTTTAACCGAGGCTGATAAAAGAGGGGCAGTTGCAGTTGTAGCTAGTAAAGAAATAGACAttgaagaaacattaggatGCAAAGCGTTAGTGTTAGTTGAAGATACGAGTTTGGTTTTAGCAACTTTAGCAGCTTCGTTTTATCGGTACCCGTCAAAGAATGTAGCCGTGATCGGAATCACAGGTACAAATGGAAAAACGAGCACTGCGTATTTGATTAAAGGGATGTATGAGGTGATGGGTTTAAGAACTGGCATGATAACAAATGTGGCTCATTATGTCCATGGTGAAAACCAATTGGAGACAAAAAATACAATCCCGGATGCTGTTTCCCGCCAAAAGTTAATGGCCAAGATGATCCACAATGGGACAGAAGCTTTAGTCATGGAAGCTTCTTCTCACGAGCTTGCGTCGGGAAAATGTGACGAAGTTGATTTTGATATTGCAGTTTTCACGAACTTAAGCAGGGACCATTTGGATGTTCATGGAAGCGAGGAAGAGTACAGGAACGCTAAACTTAAGCTCTTTTCTAAAATGGTGGACCCCACACGGCATCGGAAAGTTGTCAACATTGATGACAAACATGCCCCTCTCTTTATCGCCCAAGGAAATAAAGATGTTCCTGTTGTGACATTTGCAATGGATAACAAGAAAGCAGATGTACACCCGTTACAGTTCGACCTTTCTCTCTTTGAGACGCAAGTTTTGGTGGATACACCTCAGGGTATCTTGGAGATTTCATCTGGGTTACTTGGgagacaaaatatatataatattcttgCAGCTGTGGCTGTTGGGATTGCAGTAGGTGCACCATTGGAAGATATTGTTAGGGGGATTGAAGAGGTTGATGTAGTGCCGGGTAGATGTGAGTTGATTGATGAGGAACAAACGTATGGGGTGGTTGTTGATTACGCAAACACCCCTGATGGTTTATCAAGACTTCTCGATAATGTTAGGGAACTCAATCCGAAAAGAATTATCACAG TTATTGGTTGTCCGGGTGAGACGGAGAGAGGGAAACGACCAGTGATGACAAAGATCGCAACAGACAAAAGTGACATTACGATGTTGACATCCGAAAATCCAAGAAACGAGGATCCAC TTGACATATTGGACGACATGTTAGCGGGCATAGGATGGACTATGCAGGATTATTTAAAGCATCAAGCAGATGATTACCATCCACCACTTCCAAATGGTCATAGAGTCTTCCTTCATGATATTAGAAGGGTAGCCGTTCGTTCTGCTGTTGCCATGGGCGAAGAGGGAGATATTGTT GTGGTTACTGGAAAAGGCCATGAGACATACGATACAGTAGGGGATACAACAGAGTTTTTTGATGACAGGGAAGAATGTCGAGAAGCATTGCAGTATGTTGACGAACTACATCAATCAGGGATCGACACTAGTGAATTTCCATGGCG GTTGCCCGAAAGCTATTGA
- the LOC122578415 gene encoding GMP synthase [glutamine-hydrolyzing]-like — protein MEPKTNQSNIVLILDYGSQYTHLITRRIRSLSIFSACISGTSPLKSIIELNPSVIILSGGPHSVHAPNAPAFPDGFVEYVEKNGIFVLGICYGLQLIVQKLGGEVRVGEKQEYGKMVVKVVKDCVDGLFEGKNVGDKQVVWMSHGDEAVRLPDGFEVVARSEQGAVAAVENHRRRFYGLQYHPEVTHSPEGMETLKHFLIDICGIVADWKMEDVVQKEISVISDMVGPQDHVICALSGGVDSTVAATLVHKAIGDRLHCIFVDNGLLRYKEQERVMETFEKDLHLPVTCVDASVQFLSELKGVTDPEKKRKIIGKEFISIFDAFAHDLQQKLGKRPTYLVQGTLYPDVIESCPPPGSGKSHSHTIKSHHNVGGLPKDMKLKLIEPLRILFKDEVREMGKILDVPLTFLKRHPFPGPGLAVRIPGDVTQGNALDILRQVDEIFIQAIKDAGIYDEIWQAFAVFLPVKTTGVQGDQRTHSNAVALRAVTSQDGMTADWYYFEHKFLDNVSRKICNSVRGVNRVCLDITSKPPSTIEWE, from the exons ATGGAACCCAAAACCAATCAATCAAACATAGTCTTAATCCTAGATTACGGTTCTCAATACACCCATCTCATCACTCGCCGAATTCGCAGCCTATCAATCTTCTCCGCCTGCATTTCCGGCACATCCCCACTCAAATCGATAATTGAACTAAACCCATCTGTAATTATCCTCTCCGGAGGCCCTCATTCAGTCCACGCGCCCAACGCGCCGGCTTTCCCAGATGGGTTTGTTGAATATGTCGAGAAAAATGGTATCTTTGTGTTGGGCATTTGTTATGGGCTGCAATTGATTGTGCAGAAATTGGGCGGGGAAGTTCGGGTTGGTGAGAAACAAGAATATGGTAAGATGGTCGTTAAGGTTGTTAAAGATTGTGTTGATGGGTTGTTTGAAGGTAAGAATGTTGGTGATAAGCAAGTTGTTTGGATGAGCCATGGCGATGAGGCGGTTAGGTTGCCTGATGGGTTTGAAGTGGTCGCGAGGAGCGAGCAAGGTGCGGTGGCTGCGGTGGAGAATCATCGGAGGAGGTTTTATGGACTTCAGTATCATCCTGAG GTAACACATTCACCGGAGGGAATGGAAACATTGAAACATTTTCTTATTGATATTTGTGGAATTGTAGCTGATTGGAAAATGGAAGACGTTGTGCAGAAAGAAATAAGTGTTATTAGTGATATGGTCGGTCCTCAAGATCATGTAATATGTGCCTTATCAGGTGGTGTGGATTCAACAGTTGCAGCTACTCTTGTTCACAAAGCAATTGGTGATAGGCTGCACTGTATATTTGTTGATAATGGCTTATTAAG ATACAAGGAGCAAGAACGAGTGATGGAAACTTTTGAAAAAGATCTCCATCTTCCTGTTACTTGTGTCGATGCATCAGTGCAGTTTCTCAGTGAGTTGAAAGGCGTTACCGATCCTGAAAAGAAGAGGAAAATCATTGGGAAGgaatttatttcaatttttgatgCTTTTGCTCATGATTTACAGCAAAAATTGGGAAAGAGACCTACTTATTTGGTTCAGGGTACTTTGTATCCAGATGTAATTGAATCTTGTCCACCGCCTGGAAGTGGGAAATCCCATTCTCACACAATCAAGAGCCACCATAATGTCGGTGGCCTTCCCAAGGATATGAAGTTGAAGCTCATCGAACCACTTAGGATTCTATTCAAAGACGAG GTACGTGAAATGGGTAAGATTTTAGATGTTCCATTGACGTTCTTGAAACGCCATCCATTTCCCGGGCCAGGACTTGCAGTAAGAATCCCCGGTGATGTCACTCAAGGAAATGCATTGGATATCCTTCGTCAA GTGGATGAAATTTTTATTCAAGCAATTAAAGATGCTGGCATCTATGATGAAATATGGCAAGCATTTGCTGTATTTTTACCAGTTAAAACAACTGGTGTTCAAGGAGACCAAAGGACTCATTCTAATGCAGTTGCACTTAGAGCGGTTACAAGTCAAGATGGCATGACCGCAGACTG GTATTACTTTGAGCATAAGTTCTTAGACAACGTGTCAAGAAAAATCTGTAACAGTGTTCGTGGGGTAAACCGAGTGTGTTTAGACATTACATCTAAGCCTCCATCGACAATTGAATGGGAATGA
- the LOC122579873 gene encoding tubulin beta chain-like, whose product MREILHVQAGQCGNQIGGKFWEVVCDEHGIDATGKYVGDSHVQLERVNVYYNEASGGRYVPRAVLVDLEPGTMDSLRTGPCGNIFRPDNFIFGQNGAGNNWAKGHYTEGAELIDSVLDVVRKEAENCDCLQGFQICHSLGGGTGSGMGTLLISKIREEYPDRMMLTFSVFPSPKVSDTVVEPYNATLSVHQLVENADECMVLDNEALYDICFRTLKLTNPSFGDLNHLISTTMSGVTCCLRFPGQLNSDLRKLAVNLIPFPRLHFFMVGFAPLTSRGSQQYRALTIPELTQQMWDAKNMMCAADPRHGRYLTASAMFRGKMSTKEVDEQMINVQNKNSSYFVEWIPNNVKSSVCDIPPTGLSMSSTFMGNSTSIQEMFRRVSEQFTVMFRRKAFLHWYTGEGMDEMEFTEAESNMNDLVSEYQQYQDAVADDDVEEDEYDEDVEEN is encoded by the exons ATGAGAGAAATTCTTCATGTTCAAGCTGGACAATGCGGTAACCAAATCGGTGGGAAATTTTGGGAGGTTGTTTGCGACGAGCATGGCATCGATGCCACGGGGAAATACGTTGGTGACAGTCATGTACAACTAGAAAGAGTCAATGTGTACTATAACGAGGCTAGTGGCGGTAGATATGTACCGAGGGCCGTGTTAGTGGACCTAGAGCCCGGTACTATGGACAGTCTACGTACAGGGCCTTGTGGTAACATTTTTAGGCctgataattttatttttggccAAAATGGTGCCGGAAACAATTGGGCTAAAGGTCATTACACCGAAGGTGCCGAGCTAATTGACTCGGTTCTTGATGTTGTTCGTAAAGAGGCTGAGAATTGTGATTGTTTGCAAG GTTTTCAAATATGTCACTCGCTTGGAGGTGGAACCGGATCCGGTATGGGTACCTTGTTGATATCCAAGATCCGTGAAGAATATCCGGATCGAATGATGTTAACCTTTTCGGTTTTTCCTTCACCTAAAGTGTCGGATACGGTTGTTGAGCCTTACAATGCCACTCTTTCCGTCCACCAACTTGTGGAAAACGCTGATGAGTGCATGGTTCTTGATAACGAAGCATTGTACGATATATGCTTCCGTACACTGAAGCTCACAAACCCCAGTT TTGGAGACTTGAACCACTTGATTTCAACAACTATGAGTGGTGTCACCTGCTGTCTCCGGTTTCCGGGGCAACTTAACTCTGACCTCCGAAAACTAGCCGTGAATCTCATCCCATTCCCCCGCCTGCATTTCTTCATGGTTGGGTTTGCGCCGTTAACCTCTAGAGGATCACAGCAATATCGTGCCTTAACAATCCCGGAACTTACTCAACAAATGTGGGATGCAAAAAACATGATGTGTGCTGCCGACCCTCGCCACGGGCGTTACCTCACCGCCTCGGCCATGTTCCGTGGCAAAATGTCAACCAAAGAAGTTGATGAACAAATGATTAATGTACAAAACAAGAACTCTTCTTACTTTGTTGAGTGGATCCCCAACAACGTGAAATCCAGTGTGTGTGATATCCCACCAACGGGGCTCTCAATGTCATCGACATTTATGGGTAATTCTACATCGATTCAAGAAATGTTTAGACGGGTTTCTGAGCAGTTTACAGTTATGTTTAGGAGGAAGGCTTTCTTGCATTGGTATACAGGGGAAGGAATGGATGAAATGGAGTTCACCGAGGCCGAAAGTAACATGAATGATTTGGTGTCTGAATATCAACAGTATCAAGATGCTGTggctgatgatgatgttgaagaagatgaatatGATGAAGACGTTGAAGAAAACTAA
- the LOC122579695 gene encoding transcription factor EGL1, with the protein MAAMENLRQKLAMSVKSIQWSYAIFWSFSATEPPGVLTWCDGYYNGDIKTRKTVVQAEEMIDDDDDDDDVGFQRTDQLRQLFESLSAAAEITSHYEPQTRRPSAALSPEDLTDAEWYFLVCMTFEFNIGQGLPGSTMEKNTTRWLSNAHFADSKVFSRSLLAKSASIQTVVCLPYLEGVLEFGITEKVLEDQNIIKQIKALVFDSPPQKALEIPLESCSGMLHHDIIDNEFDNMLEYNQNLYKKPRHSPKNSFRGFQSQEQSWQFVDDEEGEVSCYHNNSMGSSDCISQNLASGSGDHWSDDDSRYQCVLSKIFKNTQRLIFRPHFRKCDIKESAFISWKQHDGMECKGSSSQMLLKSILYEVPKMHEKHLVQTCYENENIDRMWTLGADDVKNINHRFSVLSSLVPSRGKVDKVSLLDDTIDYLKTLEKKVEVLQSYKRSNDIRERTSDNYANKRKALCDLEHLQEECSSDCITISTIEKDVTIEVRCRWRENMMVQVFDAMRSLNLESHSVQSSTVDGILTLSIETKLKNCTPSTAKMIRQALQRVIGRY; encoded by the exons ATGGCTGCGATGGAAAACTTAAGGCAAAAATTAGCTATGTCTGTCAAAAGCATCCAATGGAGCTATGCTATCTTCTGGTCATTTTCTGCAACTGAACCTCCAGG GGTTTTGACTTGGTGTGATGGGTACTACAATGGAGATATTAAGACAAGGAAAACAGTTGTTCAAGCAGAGGAAATGATTgacgatgacgatgatgatgatgatgtaggATTTCAAAGAACCGATCAATTAAGACAACTTTTTGAATCACTTTCAGCAGCTGCTGAAATTACAAGCCACTATGAACCACAAACAAGAAGGCCCTCAGCTGCATTATCTCCTGAAGATCTTACGGACGCTGAGTGGTATTTCTTGGTTTGCATGACATTTGAGTTCAATATTGGTCAAGG ATTGCCAGGAAGCACAATGGAAAAGAATACAACTAGGTGGTTGTCCAATGCTCACTTTGCAGATAGCAAAGTCTTCAGTCGCTCTCTTCTCGCAAAA AGCGCATCAATACAG ACTGTCGTATGCTTGCCATATTTAGAAGGAGTACTCGAGTTTGGTATAACTGAGAAG gtATTAGAAGATCAGAACATCATTAAACAGATTAAAGCTCTTGTCTTTGATTCTCCGCCACAAAAAGCTCTTGAAATCCCTCTAGAAAGTTGTTCTGGCATGCTTCATCATGATATTATTGACAATGAATTTGACAATATGCTTGAATATAATCAAAACCTATATAAAAAGCCTCGTCATTCCCCAAAAAACAGTTTCAGAGGGTTTCAATCTCAAGAACAGAGTTGGCAGTTTGTAGATGATGAAGAAGGAGAGGTTAGTTGTTACCATAATAATTCCATGGGTTCAAGTGATTGTATATCTCAAAACTTAGCCAGTGGTTCGGGTGATCATTGGAGCGATGATGATAGTCGATATCAGTGTGTTCTTTCCAAGATATTCAAGAACACCCAGAGATTGATTTTTAGACCTCATTTTAGAAAATGTGATATAAAGGAATCGGCTTTCATTAGCTGGAAACAACATGATGGAATGGAATGTAAGGGAAGTTCTTCACAGATGTTATTGAAGAGCATACTTTATGAAGTCCCGAAAATGCACGAGAAACACTTGGTCCAGACTTGTTATGAGAACGAAAATATTGATCGGATGTGGACACTTGGGGCTGATGATGTGAAGAATATCAACCATAGGTTTTCGGTTCTAAGCTCCCTGGTCCCTTCTAGAGGCAAG GTTGACAAGGTGTCACTACTTGATGATACTATTGATTACTTAAAAACTCTTGAGAAAAAGGTGGAAGTGTTACAATCCTACAAGAGATCTAATGACATTCGAGAAAGAACCTCTGATAACTATGCCAACAAAAGAAAAGCTTTGTGCGATCTTGAACATTTACAAGAAGAATGTTCATCGGATTGTATTACTATTAGTACAATAGAAAAGGATGTTACAATTGAGGTACGGTGTCGATGGCGAGAGAATATGATGGTACAAGTGTTCGACGCAATGAGAAGCCTAAACTTGGAATCTCACTCGGTTCAATCTTCTACAGTTGATGGGATACTCACATTAAGCATTGAAACTAAG CTAAAGAATTGTACACCATCGACAGCAAAGATGATCAGGCAGGCACTTCAGAGAGTAATTGGCAGGTATTGA
- the LOC122579872 gene encoding serine/threonine-protein kinase BSK7-like — protein MGCEFSRLCSFCSFCSCCCVIEQNAVTAEAHDVDKGETSDLPSFCEFSFDQLKTTTSGFAVENIVSEHGEKAPNVVYKGKLQNQRQVAVKRFDRSAWPDSRQFLEEARAVGQLRNPRLANLIGCCCEGDERLLVAEFMPHETLARHLFHWEKQPMKWAMRLRVALYLAEALEYCTSRGRALYHDLNAYRIVFDDDANPRLSCFGLMKNSRDGKSYSTNLAFTPPEYLRTGRVTPESVMYSFGTLLLNLLSGKHIPPSHALELIRDRNLQMLTDSCLEGQFSNDDGTELLRLASRCLQYEPRERPNPRSLVAALTPLQKETNEPSHILMGIAKVGSAMPLTPLGDACLRMDLTAIHEILENLAYKDDDGSATELSFHVWTSQMQETLNSKKKGDVAFRHKEFKAAIDYYTQFINVGTMVSPTVYARRSLLHLMKDMPQEALDDAVQTQVISPVWHIAPYLQAAALFTLGREKEAQVALKEGSVLEEKKNVS, from the exons ATGGGATGTGAGTTTTCTAGACTCTGCTCTTTTTGTTCGTTTTGCTCTTGTTGCTGTGTTATTGAACAGAATGCGGTGACTGCTGAAGCCCATGATGTTG ACAAAGGTGAGACAAGTGATTTGCCTTCGTTTTGTGAATTCTCTTTTGACCAACTTAAGACGACTACATCTGGGTTTGCTGTGGAGAATATCGTCTCTGAACATGGGGAGAAAGCCCCTAATGTGGTATATAAAGGGAAGTTGCAAAATCAGAGACAGGTCGCTGTTAAACGATTCGATAGATCTGCATGGCCTGATTCGAGGCAATTCTTG GAAGAAGCAAGGGCAGTCGGTCAGCTCCGAAACCCTAGATTGGCCAATCTAATTGGATGTTGCTGTGAAGGTGATGAAAGACTACTTGTTGCTGAGTTTATGCCACATGAAACACTTGCAAGGCACTTGTTTCATT GGGAAAAACAGCCTATGAAATGGGCAATGCGATTAAGGGTGGCACTATATCTTGCAGAAGCACTAGAATATTGTACGAGTAGAGGGCGTGCTCTTTACCATGATCTCAATGCCTATAGAATAGTGTTTGATGAT GATGCTAATCCTAGACTCTCGTGCTTCGGATTGATGAAGAATAGTAGAGATGGAAAAAGTTACAGTACAAATTTGGCATTCACTCCTCCTGAGTATCTGAGGACTG GAAGGGTAACTCCGGAAAGTGTCATGTATAGTTTCGGCACTCTCTTGCTCAACCTTTTAAgtggaaaacacattccacctAGCCAT GCTCTTGAGCTGATAAGGGACAGGAACCTTCAGATGCTTACAGATTCTTGCTTGGAAGGACAATTTTCAAATGATGATGGAACTGAATTGTTACGATTAGCTTCAAGATGTTTACAATATGAGCCACGTGAGCGCCCAAATCCAAGATCACTGGTTGCTGCTTTGACTCCTTTACAAAAGGAAACAAAC GAGCCTTCACATATATTAATGGGTATAGCAAAAGTTGGCTCTGCTATGCCTTTAACTCCACTTGGTGATGCCTGCTTAAGAATGGATTTGACAGCCATACATGAAATTTTGGAGAATTTAGCCTACAAAGATGACGACGGATCAGCTACTGAG CTGTCTTTCCATGTGTGGACAAGTCAGATGCAGGAAACGTTAAACTCCAAGAAGAAAGGGGATGTAGCATTTCGCCATAAAGAATTCAAAGCTGCCATAGACTACTATACACAG TTTATCAATGTAGGAACCATGGTCTCACCAACAGTCTATGCACGTCGAAGTCTGTTACATCTTATGAAAGATATGCCACAAGAGGCACTTGATGATGCTGTACAAACGCAAGTCATATCCCCGGTTTGGCATATTGCTCCCTACTTACAAGCTGCTGCACTTTTCACGTTGGGGAGGGAAAAAGAAGCACAAGTTGCACTCAAAGAAGGTTCGGttcttgaagaaaaaaaaaacgtctCTTAA